Genomic window (Helianthus annuus cultivar XRQ/B chromosome 3, HanXRQr2.0-SUNRISE, whole genome shotgun sequence):
AGAACTACACAAGCCATACCATCCCAGTAGTACCGCCAATATTTTTTGATCAACCATACTCCTTTCCCgtttcttgtacccaattcttcaaatcagttagagacatgaaacgctaaaaaaaagttacgttaataataataataactctaataataataataataataataataataataatgataataataataataataataataataataataataataataataataataactctaataataataataataataataataataataaaaaaagttacgttaataataataataactctaataataataataataataataataataataatattaataataataattattattattattattataattatagtcttttaacaataataataataataattattataattataattttcgAAACTTCAaggaccatttgtgtcaattttcgaaacttcagggaccatttgtgtcaattttcaaaacttcagggaccatttgtgtcaattttcgaaacttcagggaccatttatgtcaattttcaaaacttcagggaccatttgtgtcaattttcaaaacttcagggaccatttgtatcaattttcaaaacttcagggaccatttatGACAATTTTCGAAACTTCAGGAACTATTTTTGATATTATagtatttttaacaataataataataataataataataataataataataataattattattattattattattattataattatagtattttaacaataataacaataataacaataataataacaataataataataataattagagtattttaacaataataacaacaataataataacaataataattattattttaatgtGATACCTCATTTATTTGAAACGGATTGCCCGGGGTAGATGGTTCATAAAGTGATGTGTTACGGGGCTCATAACCATATCTACCATGTTCTTCGTATCCACCGTagcctccgtatccaccgtatccaccttcacccccggATCTATCATATCCACTGTATacaccttcacccccgtatccactgTAACCACCTTCATCCCCATATCTATCGTATCCACTGTATCCAACTGCACCCCTTTATCCACTGgtgtatccaccttcacccccgtatccactgtaaccaccttcacccccgtatccactgTAACCACCTTCACCACTGTATCCACTGTAACTTCCGTATCTACCTTCATCCCCGTATACCCTGTAACCCGGATACGATTGCTGCGTCGGataatatggttcatcaacaggtgcattctcagcaccgtatccacttggttgcacgtacggagattcatacccgtatccgtaatctggatacacttgatgcgccgggtaatttggttcatcaacaggtggagtGGGAGTCTTGTTCAAGTCTGGCAACTGTGTTTTTTGATCAACAGAAActccagacacaacctcctcctcattGGCAGCATTTGCTCCCCATGTGTCGTTAAAATAGCGATTACCGAAATAATTATCCTTccaaaatgatgacattttaacaagATTGAACAAAAAACTAACAATTCTTtactgaagaagaagatgaaaaagaaAGCACGGTATATTGAATTGAATTTGATGGGTAACAGATATGAATGGAGGGATAAATAGACTTTCATCTGACACTTCCATACGCAGCGTATTGCTCTCTACTCACCGTATTACTTTATTCACGTGCACTGGACAACATCGTATCAGTGTCAAATCAGTCtgacatacgctgcgtattgatcaatacgcacccTATGTTAGACTGATTTGACATGGTACTAGGTTTGACTGTCTGGTCGTGTACCTACCACTTACATACGCTGCGTagtgaccaatacgcagcgtattcaggtaaccctatacgctgcgtattgatcaatacgcagcgtatgcaAACCCTAATTGTGCAGATAGCCTGACTTGGTGTGCAAATAGTGAGAGCCTATTAAAaattgagatttttttttttactgatGTTCGCCAGATGATGAAAACTATGGAACCCTAATTGGGAAATCTGTTTTCCCCCAGAATCTATTGATAGAAAGGGTTCCTATTTACTATGGATATGGAAATAAAAGCAAAGGAGCTTGTCATGATGGTTCTCTTGATCCCAAAGATGTTCAAGGCAAGTACATTTTCTGTGATGGAATGTCACAAACTGAATTAGAAACTAGTGGAGCTGCCGGAGCTATCTTCATTTCAGACGACAGTAACTTTCTCCGGCCAAAAGATTTCAATCTACCGTATGTCGTACTCAAACCGAAGGTAGGAGATTTGTCAAAAAAGTACATAATCAACACGAAAAATGCAAGTATTAGCGTTAAGTATGGTGAAACATTGTTGGGTGTTAAACCAGCTCCACAAGTTGCATACTTTTCCTCAAGAGGACCTGACACACGATCTCCATGGATCCTAAAACCCGATCTCTTGGCTCcgggagtctatatcttggctgCTTGGGCACCAAATAGAAAAAGTGCGCCAATTGGAGATGATTATTTACTTAGTGATTACAAGCTCGTATCTGGTACATCCATGGCTTCTCCACATGTCGTAGGAATCGCTTCTTTACTGAAATCAACCCATCGTGATTGGAGTCCGGCTGCAATCCGATCCGCAATGATGACAACTGCCGATATTCTTGACAATAACAGAAGCATAATCATGGACATGACCTCCCGTGAACAAGGTATATATTCATTTAAACTTCATAATATAAGATCAATtataaaattatagataattacaATATACCCTAACTTTATATGCTCTCTAATAATACAAGGTACCCCTCTGGATTACGGTGCGGGCCATGTTAACCCAAACAAAGCCATGGACCCTGGCCTGGTTTATGACATCCAACCACAGGACTACATCGACTATCTCTGTGCTATGAACTACACAAAACACCAAATCCAAATCATTAGAAAGAAATCAGAAATTAATTGTGAGAATGCGACTCTTGATCTTAACTACCCTTCGTTCATGTTGATATTAAACAATACGAACACCACCCGTTCCACCTTTCAAAGAGTATTAACAAATGTCAAGAAGTCAAGTTCTTGGTATCGGGCAGTGGTGGATACTCCTCCTAAGGGTATGAATGTTGTTGTGAAGCCTTCAACGATCTTTTTTGAAGGGAAATACAGCACCGCGAAGTTTGAGGTTATTGTTGATGTTGACATAACTGATGCTCCTCCGGCCTATtatgggtattttggtaattgtgGATATTTAAGCTGGTATGAGGTGAATGGAACTCATGTCGTTAGAAGCCCGATCGTATCTGCAACGGCTGGTAGGCTACCCTAGGATCAAGAAATGGTTTAACAAAAGGTGCAGCTCATGTTGCTTTAGATGCATAAAGAGTTTTAACTCTACAAGTTGAAATTGGCACATAAGTACTTCTAAATTCTAAATAACTAATTATCAACTTGTTGTGGGATATGGGTcacatttttattaataaaactaataaaaatgAAGATACTCTCTTTAAACATTTGGGAAATTGTAGCACATGAACCGTGTACAAATTCAAACGAAAATAAATTTGAACTACAACATATTTAATAAAACGATCGATTCAAACCAATATCTTCAAAAGATAAAGTCTTCAACTTGATCTTTAACCACGTCTATTTGTATGGTTCGTTGTGTTTTAAGTCCGTTGTGTAGGATTCAACGAGGTCTTGAACCACGTCTTCTTGTAcaataatttcctacaaaaagaacaaacaaatgttgacgattatggctgaggcacgtgttcaacacgcttcccttaaaacagattccgcgcctctactaaagatgacgcgtctgtctcccagggtacaacagccgaagcagtatgtactgccggaaatggccacgcgcccgaggttacaccgaATAGAATTATAGTGTTTGAACTTGTGGAAAAATAATGATACGAAGGTGATGGAATCGAGTAGAGAAACTCATCTCTCTATAATTCCCAACATATGGATGTTCAAGTCTTCACCAATTCTCCAAGAATTCTTCATACATATTATCTTTCTCTTGTAGTTTTCTTCTCATTCCAATAAGTTACATAACCTACCATTTTTTACAAGAGTTGTGGGTGGTGAAGAGTTTCTCTTAATTGGtgattttattagagacataaaactctaataaaagtttcacttaattagtgatttaattagagacataaaactctaataaaagctaatcaagtgaaataaaactctactcaagagtttcacatatggaatttaattagtaattataatttcacttaattataaattaactaaatatccattcactaattttcccaacaatcccccacatgaatggagattgttcaaaacacttaaaatttccaatgtaacctcgacagttgagttttgcatacgataggtaggtgttaccctttgaaccttcgctcatgaaatgcacttagcccactagctctgagtagatctcgatgtctttgaactcgcctgccgtttgtgtagacgacaatacacttcacacaagactctccctagccgggtcatctcctcatagtcgtgtccaataatggtcgtggaacactttcctggttctgcgagagctctaggaattgtgcccccaattccattcgaagcgaccccacttctctctaacataggtgattctccttagatcattaaaagcattgtggttatcgtgatttatccaaatcatttaccacatattatgcttagcctcacacttgtcacttttaggaatggactaggaagtttattAATCTTTATAATAAACTACCTTATTAAATGCGTAGGGTTATTCCCCACAGTGACCTCGCttattcatacaattaggttttcctattgaactcaattcttgggatctccagtctactgagttaggtttccatcatatgaacttcatttttcaagggcttcagtctcattccacaacttgatctctaataaaccctcaggttgttggatccataacattagcaaataactttgcgtatttgagatcagttgtcatgatgtgttcttaactcgtaagttaattttgcctattgtcaacttctaagactataacctcagtggccatctgaatctggttataaCATATGTCTTCGTATGATACGTgtatcatttaaggcaaacacatctccattatgcactacgacctttgtgtcttccacttagtcgtctatttgcaatgttagattggattacaaaatccttattgctaAAAACAATGCAAGAcaccccccacatttaagtgttattGGATAACATTTAGATGTGTTAATGAGAACTatttctacatacccttatagggttgtttcttaaatggttcctccccgcatttcttgccatttgatcaacatttccgTAACACCATTTATGGCGACATTTATACAAATATGATTGAACAAGACCAACCTTGTTgtatcagtgaattcaactcGTATTGCATTAGCTTACACAAGCTTCTGAGCTgaccaaagcaacacatgccattgtcataagtttgtcaccaacttagaataattctaatttagcatctagaataagcttagacaatgagttctcTTCAAAAGTTACATGTCatttccttataatgaatgaaaattctctCTCAGCTTTGTCCatacacaaattctttttgtgttcatacacatttgaatgtttagagttaattagtctccgtcaagacccataattaaccaagtactagtctagcatgctttagactacaatactttagcatgtgaacagaagatgcatcattctgattcttcacaaccctaaggatatcataatatcactttgcaacattcatcccttgttaagagaaaataatgagacttattcataatcctaaaacatcaatatttaggaaggtctcacaaattattgtatatagcacaaagctaaatttcatcattcatttaaggaacataacttgtttacctttgatctccaacgatctaccattgactcataagtacttaaacataagtcttaatccaagtcacttggtgaacacattcatcaccaacaagataAATGTTTCTCGTCTATAATCAGTATTATGTGTGAGATAGAATCAACTAGatcgacactcaacaacatggcattcataattttggcataagtgatttgcacacatgtattgttattcattaggagatatgtatatttaggatgctctcccaaatgaaggtaaaatctccatatggatctaacaataatcaagtggtagacgtatctacttataaatctcgtaagatttattaaaggtatacaataacatatagtacttttactttcacatgttagaattcacacttgtgaattttccaagacttctaatgaagtatgtcgacatgaatgtcgttagtgtatttcatctcaatacactcactacgttctttcattactcactcatgatgtggttatacatttgatgtttcgtttttgacttttagtcaatgtaacaactctcaagttgtttatccgtttaaaaccatatttttttaaacaatgtataaccgacgttataattattttccacaaaaataattaatacgtcacaaccattagtgatttatttctttgtaaaaaattaCATGTGTTATCCAaagatattgaacacaaaacaataaaatacattggaaactaaatcatgagtgccaatcacttttgaaatttaaacggaagCATGGATaatatgtagacatcaaatagcaaagtgcttttatcttcaacactttataTTTTGACCGAAATCTTCTCAACGATATCATCCCATGgcatgtcttgaggtactccctcaataagacttcatgcacttgtaagtacaagttccccatttcatcttgaaactttGAACTTGGACAAGtttgctcaaaacaacaccaagttgttacaaagGCTATATTTAAGTAGCAAAAttgaacaattaaatttgttcacaacaacaccaagttgttttccACCAAATCATATTCACGAGATTATTACTTTGTTCAACAAATGCTACTTCTAGCAAGAGTAGCAAACCATTTGAATTCTAAAACTATGCAAAataggcaattaaatgtttacataaaacatttccaTTCCTTATGGCTTATACAAAGTACAGTCTCTAACCTTGTATTTgtgatacacattttctaacacgcgtgttagaaaatttaagtcattttatatatacaaaacatgaccaaattagagcattaaatgtcatcattaaaactcatcaaatgtcatcattaaaactctactcaagagtttcaccaaatgaagagttaagagtctcaataattatatacttaaactctaataaaactcatcaaatgtcatcattaaaactctattaaagagtttcaccatattaagagttaagagtctcaataattatagacttaaactctaataaaactcatcaaatgtcatcattaaaactctactcaagagtttcaccatatgaagagttaagagtctcaataattataaatttaaactctaataaaactcatcaaatgtcatcattaaaactctactcaagagtttcaccatgtTAGAGATTTTATTAGcgacataaactctaataaaaactaataaattgacataaaaactctattaaaagtctcactttattagagattttattagagaaataaactctaataaaaactaataaattgacatgaAACTCTTCTTAAGAGTTTATCTTCCATATGAAGAGTCTAGTAAATGattttaatttcattaaattc
Coding sequences:
- the LOC110931900 gene encoding subtilisin-like protease SBT3, with amino-acid sequence MTQSMNLRFFFFIFTLTVIPITRSSSSDDYQPYIVLMDKSMMPSPFSNHHNWYTSLLSSLSDEEPAKHLYTYNHVMDGFSAVLTKSQLERLEKMSGHLVTFEDQLGQLHTTHTPKFLGLRKHAGLWPISGFGEDMIIGILDTGIWPESESFIDKGMSDVPSRWRGACEAENFCNKKIIGARSFSQGMKHRKENISTTDDYDSPRDYEGHGTHTSSTAAGNRVQSADYFGYAKGTATGMAPKALLAMYKVIFLDNSYDAAASDTLAGMDQAIEDGVDLMSLSLGFIETRFYRNPIAIGAFAAMEKGIFVSCSAGNAGPHPYTMLNGAPWITTVGAGTIDRDFAAYVTPDDENYGTLIGKSVFPQNLLIERVPIYYGYGNKSKGACHDGSLDPKDVQGKYIFCDGMSQTELETSGAAGAIFISDDSNFLRPKDFNLPYVVLKPKVGDLSKKYIINTKNASISVKYGETLLGVKPAPQVAYFSSRGPDTRSPWILKPDLLAPGVYILAAWAPNRKSAPIGDDYLLSDYKLVSGTSMASPHVVGIASLLKSTHRDWSPAAIRSAMMTTADILDNNRSIIMDMTSREQGTPLDYGAGHVNPNKAMDPGLVYDIQPQDYIDYLCAMNYTKHQIQIIRKKSEINCENATLDLNYPSFMLILNNTNTTRSTFQRVLTNVKKSSSWYRAVVDTPPKGMNVVVKPSTIFFEGKYSTAKFEVIVDVDITDAPPAYYGYFGNCGYLSWYEVNGTHVVRSPIVSATAGRLP